CATTAACTGTGCAGCAATACCCTGCCCCCGGGCTTCCGCAGCAACGCAGATATCCGTCACCACGCCATAGGTTTTATATGTCGGATAAAGGTGCAGATCTGCCAACGCTTCCGACTCGGTAATCACCACCAAAAAACCCCAAACCTGTTGATCCTGTAATGCGACAAATACCTGACCGGCCGACTCTGCACAGGCACTGAGCAGATATTTAAAATGACCCGCTGCCACTTCATTGCCCGGTGGCCGGTCAGCACTAAGACTACGTTCGTGATCCTGTAATATCGCCATCAGCGCAACGACATCTTCATAATGCTCTGTCTGATATCCGATTATTTCAGTTGCTGTCAGCATGAAATACCTCTCCCTCCGGATGAAATGCAAACCAGGCGAACCAGAAGCTATTCACCACTGACAGCTCTGTACCCTGCGACTTATGTTCCTGAGCAGCTGGTATCGATGCTGCGTCCTGCTCTTGTTCCGAATCTGCTGGGGTTACCAGCCAGATGCGGCCACTGCGTTGTTCCGCATCATAACGAATCAATATCTGCTGTCCGGCAAGTTCATCATATACCTGCCCTTTTGAGCCGAGTTTGGCTAACTCGGCAAAAGGATAGGCCTTAAATTCACCGTTCAGTTCCAGCCCCAGCACCCGCTCTTTTGGATGGTAGGCTTTACTCAGAAAGCTAACCGGAAAATACAAATTCGTCGAGGTATCGTAATTGCCATAAGGAGAGCGCAGGTAATCCCGTGAATATCCGGTATCCCGTGACAACACCAGCGTCTGCGGGTGTTGTCTCTGCCAGCTTTGCCAGGAAGTGTACTGTGCCGTCACCGGCTGCAGGC
The DNA window shown above is from Aliamphritea ceti and carries:
- a CDS encoding GNAT family N-acetyltransferase; this translates as MLTATEIIGYQTEHYEDVVALMAILQDHERSLSADRPPGNEVAAGHFKYLLSACAESAGQVFVALQDQQVWGFLVVITESEALADLHLYPTYKTYGVVTDICVAAEARGQGIAAQLMAAAEDHCRELGLARILVSALADNQLARDCYVRQGYQLTEVTFSKDLLATEATDPNTELGCELDCESGFEEIS